Proteins from a single region of Festucalex cinctus isolate MCC-2025b chromosome 19, RoL_Fcin_1.0, whole genome shotgun sequence:
- the LOC144007493 gene encoding bromodomain-containing protein 2-like isoform X2, giving the protein MSRPFQPWRMRSHGGLDVSLMGLTALDQSSGTAGKRIRKPSLLYEGFESPGMPPHNQNTAPAPLQSLMKDPGRQGKMTNQLQFLQKALLKSLWRHHFAWPFHEPVDAVKLNLPDYHKIIKIPMDLGTIKKRLESNYYYSASECMQDFNTMFTNCYIYNKPSDDIVLMAQSLEKAFLQKVAQMPPEEVDLSPPPPRSRPVKAGKRGRGGAASGGVTTAHQVPAVSQSVYSPTTPETPETILSTPPQTIMAKMALTLPNEHAIPPMTGLPPTQPTTKKKGVKRKADTTTPITVAMPIMSSMNMAGGGMGLGHDSPLTLATLGMEHDSGLNLGQGLGLNLGQGFGLNQAMGINAEHRQVMLGGKAPGGCRRGVSGRPIKPPKKDLPDSILPTPVRRSKLTPQLRYCSGVLKELLSKKHAAYAWPFYKPVDASSLGLHDYHEIIKQPMDLSTVKRKMDSREYMDAQQFSADIRLMFSNCYKYNPPDHDVVAMARKLQDVFEFCFAKMPDEQPAPPSSSSSSSSSSSSSSESELSSDESESESSPSSDSEEERANRLAELQEQLKAVHEQLTALSQGPIVKPKKKKEKKDKKKRRRKGEKNQKMEEELVHIRPTKLPKIGKMQKNKSNKAMGNPMMPIKKSQSKKNNKSKSKKGGMMFSMPAAVPEPLMHHFDSDEEDEMVPMSYDEKRQLSLDINKLPGEKLGRVVYIIQSREPSLRDTNPEEIEIDFETLKPSTLRELERYVMTCLRKKPRKPYAIKNSAGKSREELALEKQLELEKRLMDVSGQLNSGKKPAKAKLEKPATELSTQPSRLSASSSSSDSSSSSSSSSSSDTSESD; this is encoded by the exons ATGTCAAGACCTTTCCAGCCATGGCGAATGCG CTCCCATGGTGGGCTAGACGTTAGCCTCATGGGGCTCACGGCACTGGATCAGAGTTCCGGCACAGCTGGAAAAAGGATCCGGAAGCCGTCCCTGCTCTATGAAGGCTTTGAAAGCCCAGGGATGCCCCCACACAACCAGAACACCGCCCCTGCCCCCCTACAGTCCCTGATGAAAGACCCTGGCCGACAGGGTAAGATGACCAACCAgctgcaatttctgcagaaggCCTTGCTCAAGTCGCTGTGGCGTCACCACTTTGCTTGGCCCTTCCATGAGCCGGTGGATGCAGTCAAGCTCAACTTGCCT GACTATCACAAAATCATCAAGATCCCAATGGACTTGGGCACCATCAAAAAGAGGCTGGAGAGCAACTACTACTACAGTGCCAGCGAATGTATGCAGGACTTTAACACCATGTTTACCAACTGCTACATTTACAACAAG CCGTCTGATGACATCGTCTTGATGGCCCAGTCACTGGAGAAAGCATTTTTACAGAAGGTGGCGCAGATGCCCCCCGAGGAGGTGGATCTGAGCCCTCCCCCTCCGCGCAGCAGACCCGTCAAAGCGGGAAAGAGAGGCAGAGGAGGTGCGG CATCGGGAGGAGTCACCACCGCTCACCAGGTGCCCGCCGTCTCCCAGTCTGTGTACTCTCCCACCACCCCAGAGACACCCGAAACCATCCTCTCCACCCCTCCGCAGACCATCATGGCCAAGATGGCCCTCACCCTGCCCAATGAGCACGCTATCCCCCCAATGACCGGTCTGCCGCCCACACAGCCCACTACCAAG AAAAAGGGCGTGAAGAGGAAAGCCGACACGACCACCCCGATCACGGTGGCCATGCCCATCATGAGCTCCATGAACATGGCCGGCGGCGGCATGGGCTTAGGCCACGACTCGCCGCTCACCCTCGCCACGCTCGGGATGGAGCACGACTCCGGCCTGAACCTTGGCCAAGGTCTCGGCCTGAACCTCGGTCAGGGCTTCGGCCTCAACCAGGCCATGGGGATAAACGCCGAGCACAGGCAGGTGATGCTGGGCGGCAAAGCGCCAGGGGGGTGCAGGAGAGGCGTGAGCGGGAGGCCCATCAAGCCCCCCAAGAAGGACCTGCCGGACTCCATCTTGCCGACACCAGTGCGTCGCAGCAAGCTGACGCCACAGCTGCGCTACTGCAGCGGCGTCCTGAAGGAGCTCCTGTCCAAGAAGCATGCCGCCTACGCGTGGCCCTTCTACAAGCCCGTCGACGCGTCCTCGCTGGGTCTCCACGACTACCACGAGATCATCAAGCAGCCCATGGACCTCAGCACCGTCAAG AGAAAGATGGACAGCAGAGAGTACATGGACGCGCAGCAGTTTTCGGCAGACATCCGGCTGATGTTCTCCAACTGCTACAAGTACAACCCCCCCGATCATGACGTGGTGGCCATGGCGCGGAAGCTCCAG GATGTTTTCGAGTTCTGCTTCGCCAAGATGCCCGACGAGCAGCCAGCGCCCCCGAGctcctcgtcgtcgtcctcatcctcgtcctcctcttcgTCCGAGAGCGAGCTGAGCAGCgacgagagcgagagcgagagcagCCCCAGCTCGGACTCTGAGGAGGAGCGAGCCAACCGCCTGGCCGAGCTTCAGGAGCAG CTGAAAGCTGTCCACGAGCAGCTGACGGCACTCTCTCAGGGTCCCATTGTGAAacccaagaagaagaaagagaagaaggacaagaagaagaggaggaggaagggcgAGAAGAACCAGAAGATGGAAGAAGAGCTGGTGCACATCAGGCCCACCAAGCTCCCCAAAATtggcaaaatgcaaaaaaataagagCAACAAGGCAATGGGCAATCCCATGATGCCAATCAAGAAGTCCCAgagcaagaaaaacaacaaaagcaa ATCAAAGAAGGGAGGCATGATGTTCAGCATGCCGGCAGCCGTTCCCGAACCCCTCATGCACCACTTTGACTCGGACGAGGAGGACGAGATGGTGCCCATGTCGTATGACGAGAAGCGGCAGCTCAGCCTGGACATCAACAAGCTGCCCGGCGAGAAGTTGGGCCGCGTGGTTTACATCATCCAGTCGCGAGAGCCGTCCCTGCGAGACACCAACCCCGAGGAGATCGAGATCGACTTTGAGACACTCAAGCCATCCACGCTGCGAGAGCTGGAGCGCTACGTCATGACGTGCCTGAGGAAGAAGCCGCGCAAGCCTTATG CCATCAAGAACAGCGCCGGAAAGTCACGCGAAGAGCTGGCGCTGGAGAAACAACTTGAGCTAGAGAAAAGGCTGATGGACGTCAGTGGGCAGCTCAACTCTGGGAAGAAGCCTGCCAAAGCCAAGC TGGAGAAACCAGCCACCGAGTTGAGCACTCAGCCGTCACGCCTCAGTGCCAGCAGCTCCTCTTCAGActcatcctcatcttcctcatcctcctcatcctccgaCACCAGCGAGTCCGACTGA
- the LOC144007493 gene encoding bromodomain-containing protein 2-like isoform X3, translating into MGLTALDQSSGTAGKRIRKPSLLYEGFESPGMPPHNQNTAPAPLQSLMKDPGRQGKMTNQLQFLQKALLKSLWRHHFAWPFHEPVDAVKLNLPDYHKIIKIPMDLGTIKKRLESNYYYSASECMQDFNTMFTNCYIYNKPSDDIVLMAQSLEKAFLQKVAQMPPEEVDLSPPPPRSRPVKAGKRGRGGAASGGVTTAHQVPAVSQSVYSPTTPETPETILSTPPQTIMAKMALTLPNEHAIPPMTGLPPTQPTTKKKGVKRKADTTTPITVAMPIMSSMNMAGGGMGLGHDSPLTLATLGMEHDSGLNLGQGLGLNLGQGFGLNQAMGINAEHRQVMLGGKAPGGCRRGVSGRPIKPPKKDLPDSILPTPVRRSKLTPQLRYCSGVLKELLSKKHAAYAWPFYKPVDASSLGLHDYHEIIKQPMDLSTVKRKMDSREYMDAQQFSADIRLMFSNCYKYNPPDHDVVAMARKLQDVFEFCFAKMPDEQPAPPSSSSSSSSSSSSSSESELSSDESESESSPSSDSEEERANRLAELQEQLKAVHEQLTALSQGPIVKPKKKKEKKDKKKRRRKGEKNQKMEEELVHIRPTKLPKIGKMQKNKSNKAMGNPMMPIKKSQSKKNNKSKSKKGGMMFSMPAAVPEPLMHHFDSDEEDEMVPMSYDEKRQLSLDINKLPGEKLGRVVYIIQSREPSLRDTNPEEIEIDFETLKPSTLRELERYVMTCLRKKPRKPYAIKNSAGKSREELALEKQLELEKRLMDVSGQLNSGKKPAKAKLEKPATELSTQPSRLSASSSSSDSSSSSSSSSSSDTSESD; encoded by the exons ATGGGGCTCACGGCACTGGATCAGAGTTCCGGCACAGCTGGAAAAAGGATCCGGAAGCCGTCCCTGCTCTATGAAGGCTTTGAAAGCCCAGGGATGCCCCCACACAACCAGAACACCGCCCCTGCCCCCCTACAGTCCCTGATGAAAGACCCTGGCCGACAGGGTAAGATGACCAACCAgctgcaatttctgcagaaggCCTTGCTCAAGTCGCTGTGGCGTCACCACTTTGCTTGGCCCTTCCATGAGCCGGTGGATGCAGTCAAGCTCAACTTGCCT GACTATCACAAAATCATCAAGATCCCAATGGACTTGGGCACCATCAAAAAGAGGCTGGAGAGCAACTACTACTACAGTGCCAGCGAATGTATGCAGGACTTTAACACCATGTTTACCAACTGCTACATTTACAACAAG CCGTCTGATGACATCGTCTTGATGGCCCAGTCACTGGAGAAAGCATTTTTACAGAAGGTGGCGCAGATGCCCCCCGAGGAGGTGGATCTGAGCCCTCCCCCTCCGCGCAGCAGACCCGTCAAAGCGGGAAAGAGAGGCAGAGGAGGTGCGG CATCGGGAGGAGTCACCACCGCTCACCAGGTGCCCGCCGTCTCCCAGTCTGTGTACTCTCCCACCACCCCAGAGACACCCGAAACCATCCTCTCCACCCCTCCGCAGACCATCATGGCCAAGATGGCCCTCACCCTGCCCAATGAGCACGCTATCCCCCCAATGACCGGTCTGCCGCCCACACAGCCCACTACCAAG AAAAAGGGCGTGAAGAGGAAAGCCGACACGACCACCCCGATCACGGTGGCCATGCCCATCATGAGCTCCATGAACATGGCCGGCGGCGGCATGGGCTTAGGCCACGACTCGCCGCTCACCCTCGCCACGCTCGGGATGGAGCACGACTCCGGCCTGAACCTTGGCCAAGGTCTCGGCCTGAACCTCGGTCAGGGCTTCGGCCTCAACCAGGCCATGGGGATAAACGCCGAGCACAGGCAGGTGATGCTGGGCGGCAAAGCGCCAGGGGGGTGCAGGAGAGGCGTGAGCGGGAGGCCCATCAAGCCCCCCAAGAAGGACCTGCCGGACTCCATCTTGCCGACACCAGTGCGTCGCAGCAAGCTGACGCCACAGCTGCGCTACTGCAGCGGCGTCCTGAAGGAGCTCCTGTCCAAGAAGCATGCCGCCTACGCGTGGCCCTTCTACAAGCCCGTCGACGCGTCCTCGCTGGGTCTCCACGACTACCACGAGATCATCAAGCAGCCCATGGACCTCAGCACCGTCAAG AGAAAGATGGACAGCAGAGAGTACATGGACGCGCAGCAGTTTTCGGCAGACATCCGGCTGATGTTCTCCAACTGCTACAAGTACAACCCCCCCGATCATGACGTGGTGGCCATGGCGCGGAAGCTCCAG GATGTTTTCGAGTTCTGCTTCGCCAAGATGCCCGACGAGCAGCCAGCGCCCCCGAGctcctcgtcgtcgtcctcatcctcgtcctcctcttcgTCCGAGAGCGAGCTGAGCAGCgacgagagcgagagcgagagcagCCCCAGCTCGGACTCTGAGGAGGAGCGAGCCAACCGCCTGGCCGAGCTTCAGGAGCAG CTGAAAGCTGTCCACGAGCAGCTGACGGCACTCTCTCAGGGTCCCATTGTGAAacccaagaagaagaaagagaagaaggacaagaagaagaggaggaggaagggcgAGAAGAACCAGAAGATGGAAGAAGAGCTGGTGCACATCAGGCCCACCAAGCTCCCCAAAATtggcaaaatgcaaaaaaataagagCAACAAGGCAATGGGCAATCCCATGATGCCAATCAAGAAGTCCCAgagcaagaaaaacaacaaaagcaa ATCAAAGAAGGGAGGCATGATGTTCAGCATGCCGGCAGCCGTTCCCGAACCCCTCATGCACCACTTTGACTCGGACGAGGAGGACGAGATGGTGCCCATGTCGTATGACGAGAAGCGGCAGCTCAGCCTGGACATCAACAAGCTGCCCGGCGAGAAGTTGGGCCGCGTGGTTTACATCATCCAGTCGCGAGAGCCGTCCCTGCGAGACACCAACCCCGAGGAGATCGAGATCGACTTTGAGACACTCAAGCCATCCACGCTGCGAGAGCTGGAGCGCTACGTCATGACGTGCCTGAGGAAGAAGCCGCGCAAGCCTTATG CCATCAAGAACAGCGCCGGAAAGTCACGCGAAGAGCTGGCGCTGGAGAAACAACTTGAGCTAGAGAAAAGGCTGATGGACGTCAGTGGGCAGCTCAACTCTGGGAAGAAGCCTGCCAAAGCCAAGC TGGAGAAACCAGCCACCGAGTTGAGCACTCAGCCGTCACGCCTCAGTGCCAGCAGCTCCTCTTCAGActcatcctcatcttcctcatcctcctcatcctccgaCACCAGCGAGTCCGACTGA
- the LOC144007493 gene encoding bromodomain-containing protein 2-like isoform X1, whose protein sequence is MDMAVNPLIDSSHGGLDVSLMGLTALDQSSGTAGKRIRKPSLLYEGFESPGMPPHNQNTAPAPLQSLMKDPGRQGKMTNQLQFLQKALLKSLWRHHFAWPFHEPVDAVKLNLPDYHKIIKIPMDLGTIKKRLESNYYYSASECMQDFNTMFTNCYIYNKPSDDIVLMAQSLEKAFLQKVAQMPPEEVDLSPPPPRSRPVKAGKRGRGGAASGGVTTAHQVPAVSQSVYSPTTPETPETILSTPPQTIMAKMALTLPNEHAIPPMTGLPPTQPTTKKKGVKRKADTTTPITVAMPIMSSMNMAGGGMGLGHDSPLTLATLGMEHDSGLNLGQGLGLNLGQGFGLNQAMGINAEHRQVMLGGKAPGGCRRGVSGRPIKPPKKDLPDSILPTPVRRSKLTPQLRYCSGVLKELLSKKHAAYAWPFYKPVDASSLGLHDYHEIIKQPMDLSTVKRKMDSREYMDAQQFSADIRLMFSNCYKYNPPDHDVVAMARKLQDVFEFCFAKMPDEQPAPPSSSSSSSSSSSSSSESELSSDESESESSPSSDSEEERANRLAELQEQLKAVHEQLTALSQGPIVKPKKKKEKKDKKKRRRKGEKNQKMEEELVHIRPTKLPKIGKMQKNKSNKAMGNPMMPIKKSQSKKNNKSKSKKGGMMFSMPAAVPEPLMHHFDSDEEDEMVPMSYDEKRQLSLDINKLPGEKLGRVVYIIQSREPSLRDTNPEEIEIDFETLKPSTLRELERYVMTCLRKKPRKPYAIKNSAGKSREELALEKQLELEKRLMDVSGQLNSGKKPAKAKLEKPATELSTQPSRLSASSSSSDSSSSSSSSSSSDTSESD, encoded by the exons ATGGATATGGCCGTTAACCCGCTGATTGACAG CTCCCATGGTGGGCTAGACGTTAGCCTCATGGGGCTCACGGCACTGGATCAGAGTTCCGGCACAGCTGGAAAAAGGATCCGGAAGCCGTCCCTGCTCTATGAAGGCTTTGAAAGCCCAGGGATGCCCCCACACAACCAGAACACCGCCCCTGCCCCCCTACAGTCCCTGATGAAAGACCCTGGCCGACAGGGTAAGATGACCAACCAgctgcaatttctgcagaaggCCTTGCTCAAGTCGCTGTGGCGTCACCACTTTGCTTGGCCCTTCCATGAGCCGGTGGATGCAGTCAAGCTCAACTTGCCT GACTATCACAAAATCATCAAGATCCCAATGGACTTGGGCACCATCAAAAAGAGGCTGGAGAGCAACTACTACTACAGTGCCAGCGAATGTATGCAGGACTTTAACACCATGTTTACCAACTGCTACATTTACAACAAG CCGTCTGATGACATCGTCTTGATGGCCCAGTCACTGGAGAAAGCATTTTTACAGAAGGTGGCGCAGATGCCCCCCGAGGAGGTGGATCTGAGCCCTCCCCCTCCGCGCAGCAGACCCGTCAAAGCGGGAAAGAGAGGCAGAGGAGGTGCGG CATCGGGAGGAGTCACCACCGCTCACCAGGTGCCCGCCGTCTCCCAGTCTGTGTACTCTCCCACCACCCCAGAGACACCCGAAACCATCCTCTCCACCCCTCCGCAGACCATCATGGCCAAGATGGCCCTCACCCTGCCCAATGAGCACGCTATCCCCCCAATGACCGGTCTGCCGCCCACACAGCCCACTACCAAG AAAAAGGGCGTGAAGAGGAAAGCCGACACGACCACCCCGATCACGGTGGCCATGCCCATCATGAGCTCCATGAACATGGCCGGCGGCGGCATGGGCTTAGGCCACGACTCGCCGCTCACCCTCGCCACGCTCGGGATGGAGCACGACTCCGGCCTGAACCTTGGCCAAGGTCTCGGCCTGAACCTCGGTCAGGGCTTCGGCCTCAACCAGGCCATGGGGATAAACGCCGAGCACAGGCAGGTGATGCTGGGCGGCAAAGCGCCAGGGGGGTGCAGGAGAGGCGTGAGCGGGAGGCCCATCAAGCCCCCCAAGAAGGACCTGCCGGACTCCATCTTGCCGACACCAGTGCGTCGCAGCAAGCTGACGCCACAGCTGCGCTACTGCAGCGGCGTCCTGAAGGAGCTCCTGTCCAAGAAGCATGCCGCCTACGCGTGGCCCTTCTACAAGCCCGTCGACGCGTCCTCGCTGGGTCTCCACGACTACCACGAGATCATCAAGCAGCCCATGGACCTCAGCACCGTCAAG AGAAAGATGGACAGCAGAGAGTACATGGACGCGCAGCAGTTTTCGGCAGACATCCGGCTGATGTTCTCCAACTGCTACAAGTACAACCCCCCCGATCATGACGTGGTGGCCATGGCGCGGAAGCTCCAG GATGTTTTCGAGTTCTGCTTCGCCAAGATGCCCGACGAGCAGCCAGCGCCCCCGAGctcctcgtcgtcgtcctcatcctcgtcctcctcttcgTCCGAGAGCGAGCTGAGCAGCgacgagagcgagagcgagagcagCCCCAGCTCGGACTCTGAGGAGGAGCGAGCCAACCGCCTGGCCGAGCTTCAGGAGCAG CTGAAAGCTGTCCACGAGCAGCTGACGGCACTCTCTCAGGGTCCCATTGTGAAacccaagaagaagaaagagaagaaggacaagaagaagaggaggaggaagggcgAGAAGAACCAGAAGATGGAAGAAGAGCTGGTGCACATCAGGCCCACCAAGCTCCCCAAAATtggcaaaatgcaaaaaaataagagCAACAAGGCAATGGGCAATCCCATGATGCCAATCAAGAAGTCCCAgagcaagaaaaacaacaaaagcaa ATCAAAGAAGGGAGGCATGATGTTCAGCATGCCGGCAGCCGTTCCCGAACCCCTCATGCACCACTTTGACTCGGACGAGGAGGACGAGATGGTGCCCATGTCGTATGACGAGAAGCGGCAGCTCAGCCTGGACATCAACAAGCTGCCCGGCGAGAAGTTGGGCCGCGTGGTTTACATCATCCAGTCGCGAGAGCCGTCCCTGCGAGACACCAACCCCGAGGAGATCGAGATCGACTTTGAGACACTCAAGCCATCCACGCTGCGAGAGCTGGAGCGCTACGTCATGACGTGCCTGAGGAAGAAGCCGCGCAAGCCTTATG CCATCAAGAACAGCGCCGGAAAGTCACGCGAAGAGCTGGCGCTGGAGAAACAACTTGAGCTAGAGAAAAGGCTGATGGACGTCAGTGGGCAGCTCAACTCTGGGAAGAAGCCTGCCAAAGCCAAGC TGGAGAAACCAGCCACCGAGTTGAGCACTCAGCCGTCACGCCTCAGTGCCAGCAGCTCCTCTTCAGActcatcctcatcttcctcatcctcctcatcctccgaCACCAGCGAGTCCGACTGA
- the LOC144007493 gene encoding bromodomain-containing protein 2-like isoform X4 — protein MSRPFQPWRMRSHGGLDVSLMGLTALDQSSGTAGKRIRKPSLLYEGFESPGMPPHNQNTAPAPLQSLMKDPGRQGKMTNQLQFLQKALLKSLWRHHFAWPFHEPVDAVKLNLPDYHKIIKIPMDLGTIKKRLESNYYYSASECMQDFNTMFTNCYIYNKPSDDIVLMAQSLEKAFLQKVAQMPPEEVDLSPPPPRSRPVKAGKRGRGGAASGGVTTAHQTIMAKMALTLPNEHAIPPMTGLPPTQPTTKKKGVKRKADTTTPITVAMPIMSSMNMAGGGMGLGHDSPLTLATLGMEHDSGLNLGQGLGLNLGQGFGLNQAMGINAEHRQVMLGGKAPGGCRRGVSGRPIKPPKKDLPDSILPTPVRRSKLTPQLRYCSGVLKELLSKKHAAYAWPFYKPVDASSLGLHDYHEIIKQPMDLSTVKRKMDSREYMDAQQFSADIRLMFSNCYKYNPPDHDVVAMARKLQDVFEFCFAKMPDEQPAPPSSSSSSSSSSSSSSESELSSDESESESSPSSDSEEERANRLAELQEQLKAVHEQLTALSQGPIVKPKKKKEKKDKKKRRRKGEKNQKMEEELVHIRPTKLPKIGKMQKNKSNKAMGNPMMPIKKSQSKKNNKSKSKKGGMMFSMPAAVPEPLMHHFDSDEEDEMVPMSYDEKRQLSLDINKLPGEKLGRVVYIIQSREPSLRDTNPEEIEIDFETLKPSTLRELERYVMTCLRKKPRKPYAIKNSAGKSREELALEKQLELEKRLMDVSGQLNSGKKPAKAKLEKPATELSTQPSRLSASSSSSDSSSSSSSSSSSDTSESD, from the exons ATGTCAAGACCTTTCCAGCCATGGCGAATGCG CTCCCATGGTGGGCTAGACGTTAGCCTCATGGGGCTCACGGCACTGGATCAGAGTTCCGGCACAGCTGGAAAAAGGATCCGGAAGCCGTCCCTGCTCTATGAAGGCTTTGAAAGCCCAGGGATGCCCCCACACAACCAGAACACCGCCCCTGCCCCCCTACAGTCCCTGATGAAAGACCCTGGCCGACAGGGTAAGATGACCAACCAgctgcaatttctgcagaaggCCTTGCTCAAGTCGCTGTGGCGTCACCACTTTGCTTGGCCCTTCCATGAGCCGGTGGATGCAGTCAAGCTCAACTTGCCT GACTATCACAAAATCATCAAGATCCCAATGGACTTGGGCACCATCAAAAAGAGGCTGGAGAGCAACTACTACTACAGTGCCAGCGAATGTATGCAGGACTTTAACACCATGTTTACCAACTGCTACATTTACAACAAG CCGTCTGATGACATCGTCTTGATGGCCCAGTCACTGGAGAAAGCATTTTTACAGAAGGTGGCGCAGATGCCCCCCGAGGAGGTGGATCTGAGCCCTCCCCCTCCGCGCAGCAGACCCGTCAAAGCGGGAAAGAGAGGCAGAGGAGGTGCGG CATCGGGAGGAGTCACCACCGCTCACCAG ACCATCATGGCCAAGATGGCCCTCACCCTGCCCAATGAGCACGCTATCCCCCCAATGACCGGTCTGCCGCCCACACAGCCCACTACCAAG AAAAAGGGCGTGAAGAGGAAAGCCGACACGACCACCCCGATCACGGTGGCCATGCCCATCATGAGCTCCATGAACATGGCCGGCGGCGGCATGGGCTTAGGCCACGACTCGCCGCTCACCCTCGCCACGCTCGGGATGGAGCACGACTCCGGCCTGAACCTTGGCCAAGGTCTCGGCCTGAACCTCGGTCAGGGCTTCGGCCTCAACCAGGCCATGGGGATAAACGCCGAGCACAGGCAGGTGATGCTGGGCGGCAAAGCGCCAGGGGGGTGCAGGAGAGGCGTGAGCGGGAGGCCCATCAAGCCCCCCAAGAAGGACCTGCCGGACTCCATCTTGCCGACACCAGTGCGTCGCAGCAAGCTGACGCCACAGCTGCGCTACTGCAGCGGCGTCCTGAAGGAGCTCCTGTCCAAGAAGCATGCCGCCTACGCGTGGCCCTTCTACAAGCCCGTCGACGCGTCCTCGCTGGGTCTCCACGACTACCACGAGATCATCAAGCAGCCCATGGACCTCAGCACCGTCAAG AGAAAGATGGACAGCAGAGAGTACATGGACGCGCAGCAGTTTTCGGCAGACATCCGGCTGATGTTCTCCAACTGCTACAAGTACAACCCCCCCGATCATGACGTGGTGGCCATGGCGCGGAAGCTCCAG GATGTTTTCGAGTTCTGCTTCGCCAAGATGCCCGACGAGCAGCCAGCGCCCCCGAGctcctcgtcgtcgtcctcatcctcgtcctcctcttcgTCCGAGAGCGAGCTGAGCAGCgacgagagcgagagcgagagcagCCCCAGCTCGGACTCTGAGGAGGAGCGAGCCAACCGCCTGGCCGAGCTTCAGGAGCAG CTGAAAGCTGTCCACGAGCAGCTGACGGCACTCTCTCAGGGTCCCATTGTGAAacccaagaagaagaaagagaagaaggacaagaagaagaggaggaggaagggcgAGAAGAACCAGAAGATGGAAGAAGAGCTGGTGCACATCAGGCCCACCAAGCTCCCCAAAATtggcaaaatgcaaaaaaataagagCAACAAGGCAATGGGCAATCCCATGATGCCAATCAAGAAGTCCCAgagcaagaaaaacaacaaaagcaa ATCAAAGAAGGGAGGCATGATGTTCAGCATGCCGGCAGCCGTTCCCGAACCCCTCATGCACCACTTTGACTCGGACGAGGAGGACGAGATGGTGCCCATGTCGTATGACGAGAAGCGGCAGCTCAGCCTGGACATCAACAAGCTGCCCGGCGAGAAGTTGGGCCGCGTGGTTTACATCATCCAGTCGCGAGAGCCGTCCCTGCGAGACACCAACCCCGAGGAGATCGAGATCGACTTTGAGACACTCAAGCCATCCACGCTGCGAGAGCTGGAGCGCTACGTCATGACGTGCCTGAGGAAGAAGCCGCGCAAGCCTTATG CCATCAAGAACAGCGCCGGAAAGTCACGCGAAGAGCTGGCGCTGGAGAAACAACTTGAGCTAGAGAAAAGGCTGATGGACGTCAGTGGGCAGCTCAACTCTGGGAAGAAGCCTGCCAAAGCCAAGC TGGAGAAACCAGCCACCGAGTTGAGCACTCAGCCGTCACGCCTCAGTGCCAGCAGCTCCTCTTCAGActcatcctcatcttcctcatcctcctcatcctccgaCACCAGCGAGTCCGACTGA